One Streptococcus sp. S1 DNA window includes the following coding sequences:
- a CDS encoding magnesium transporter CorA family protein, translating to MFIDKQLGHDRKWINIDSDMITENSYLYKKYEIDKETIEYAMDKNERAHMDYNRENGTITFIYNVLDLEKDKEYYETIPMTFIVQDTRLVTISNQDNAYIIEQMVRYLESHEELSIYKLLFAGLEMISNAYYPIIDRLDKHKDELNRLLRKTTTTKNLYALSDLETGMVYLVAAAKQNRMLLEHIKAHAIYRRLDDVEKEQFDDAMIEARQLVSMTELISNVLQQLSGSYNNILNNNLNDNLTTLTIFEALLAVLAVITGFFGMNIPLPMTEDPNAWIYVSVCSFILWLILAKVMRWIVKKR from the coding sequence ATGTTTATCGATAAACAATTGGGCCATGATCGCAAATGGATTAATATTGACTCGGATATGATTACTGAGAATTCATATCTTTATAAAAAATACGAGATTGATAAAGAAACCATTGAGTACGCGATGGATAAGAACGAACGTGCCCATATGGATTACAATCGAGAAAACGGTACGATCACCTTTATCTACAATGTATTGGATTTAGAAAAGGACAAGGAATACTACGAAACTATTCCTATGACCTTTATCGTTCAAGATACGCGACTCGTGACCATCAGTAACCAAGACAATGCCTATATCATTGAACAAATGGTTCGCTATTTGGAAAGTCATGAGGAACTGTCGATCTATAAGTTGCTTTTTGCAGGTCTTGAAATGATCAGTAATGCTTATTATCCGATTATTGATCGCTTAGATAAGCACAAGGATGAACTCAATCGCTTGCTTCGAAAGACTACAACAACCAAGAATCTCTATGCCCTGTCTGACCTTGAGACCGGTATGGTTTATCTGGTCGCAGCAGCCAAGCAAAATCGGATGTTGCTAGAGCATATCAAAGCGCACGCCATCTATCGCAGGCTGGATGATGTTGAAAAAGAGCAGTTTGATGATGCCATGATCGAAGCGCGTCAGTTGGTTTCAATGACGGAGTTGATTTCCAACGTCTTGCAACAGTTGTCAGGATCCTACAACAATATCCTAAACAACAACCTGAATGACAACTTGACAACCCTGACCATCTTTGAAGCCTTGTTGGCGGTCTTAGCCGTTATCACCGGTTTCTTCGGAATGAATATCCCTCTTCCTATGACAGAGGATCCCAATGCCTGGATCTATGTATCCGTATGTAGCTTTATTTTATGGCTCATTTTGGCAAAGGTCATGCGTTGGATTGTGAAAAAAAGATAA
- a CDS encoding PH domain-containing protein, protein MGLLSGLMGNASQKNVDKVERDLEDILVPGEQVTLAFSLIRDLIVFTEFRLILVDKQGMTGKKTSYKSLPYRSISRFSVETSGHFDLDAELKIWVSSAVEPSEVLQFKSDNSVIEIQQALASAVFK, encoded by the coding sequence ATGGGATTATTAAGTGGTTTGATGGGCAATGCCTCTCAAAAAAATGTTGACAAAGTAGAAAGAGATCTAGAAGATATCTTGGTGCCTGGCGAGCAAGTCACTCTCGCTTTTAGCCTGATTCGTGATTTGATCGTCTTTACCGAATTTCGTTTGATCTTGGTGGATAAGCAAGGGATGACAGGAAAGAAAACATCCTACAAATCCCTTCCTTATCGCTCCATCTCTCGTTTTTCAGTGGAAACTTCCGGTCATTTTGATTTGGATGCTGAATTAAAAATCTGGGTTTCTTCTGCAGTGGAGCCTTCAGAAGTTTTACAATTCAAGAGTGACAACAGTGTCATTGAAATCCAGCAAGCATTAGCTAGTGCGGTCTTTAAATAA
- a CDS encoding peptide chain release factor 3 translates to MNVQEEIKKRRTFAIISHPDAGKTTITEQLLYFGGEIREAGTVKGKKTGNFAKSDWMDIEKQRGISVTSSVMQFDYDGKRVNILDTPGHEDFSEDTYRTLMAVDAAVMVVDSAKGIEAQTKKLFEVVKHRGIPVFTFMNKLDRDGREPLDLLQELEEVLGIASYPMNWPIGMGKAFEGLYDLYNQRLELYKGDERFASLEDGDKLFANNPFYEQVKDDIELLQEAGNEFSEEAILAGELTPVFFGSALTNFGVQTFLETFLKFAPEPHGHKKTDGEMVDPYDKDFSGFVFKIQANMDPRHRDRIAFVRIVSGEFERGMSVNLPRTGKGAKLSNVTQFMAESRENVSNAVAGDIIGVYDTGTYQVGDTLTVGKNKFEFEPLPTFTPEIFMKVSAKNVMKQKSFHKGIEQLVQEGAIQLYTNYQTGEYMLGAVGQLQFEVFKHRMENEYNAEVVMSPMGKKTVRWIKPEDLDERMSSSRNILAKDRFDQPVFLFENDFALRWFADKYPDVELEEKMG, encoded by the coding sequence ATGAACGTACAAGAAGAAATTAAAAAACGCCGTACCTTTGCCATCATCTCCCACCCGGATGCTGGTAAAACGACGATTACAGAGCAGCTGCTCTACTTTGGGGGAGAGATTCGGGAGGCCGGTACTGTCAAAGGGAAGAAAACAGGAAACTTTGCTAAATCCGACTGGATGGATATCGAGAAACAACGTGGGATTTCGGTAACTTCATCTGTCATGCAGTTTGACTATGATGGAAAACGGGTCAATATCCTAGATACCCCAGGGCACGAGGACTTCTCAGAAGATACCTACCGGACCTTGATGGCGGTGGATGCTGCTGTTATGGTGGTGGACTCTGCCAAGGGGATCGAGGCCCAAACCAAGAAATTGTTTGAAGTTGTGAAACACCGTGGTATTCCAGTCTTTACCTTTATGAATAAGCTGGACCGTGACGGTCGTGAGCCGCTGGACCTCTTGCAAGAATTGGAAGAAGTCTTGGGCATCGCAAGTTATCCAATGAACTGGCCGATCGGGATGGGGAAAGCCTTTGAGGGACTTTACGACCTCTATAACCAACGCTTGGAACTCTACAAAGGGGATGAACGCTTTGCCAGTCTAGAAGATGGAGACAAACTCTTTGCCAACAATCCATTCTACGAGCAGGTGAAAGACGATATCGAACTTTTGCAAGAAGCTGGGAATGAATTCTCAGAAGAAGCCATCCTTGCGGGTGAATTAACACCAGTCTTCTTTGGATCCGCTTTGACGAACTTTGGGGTGCAGACTTTCTTGGAGACTTTCCTCAAGTTTGCTCCAGAACCACACGGCCACAAGAAGACCGATGGAGAAATGGTCGATCCTTATGACAAGGATTTCTCAGGATTTGTCTTTAAAATCCAAGCCAACATGGACCCTCGTCACCGTGACCGGATTGCCTTTGTGCGGATCGTATCGGGTGAATTTGAGCGTGGGATGAGTGTCAACCTGCCTCGTACTGGTAAGGGCGCTAAGCTATCAAATGTCACCCAGTTTATGGCCGAAAGCCGTGAGAATGTCAGCAATGCCGTGGCAGGAGATATCATCGGGGTCTATGATACTGGTACTTATCAGGTTGGAGATACGCTGACAGTTGGTAAAAACAAGTTTGAATTTGAACCACTGCCAACCTTCACCCCTGAAATCTTCATGAAGGTGTCTGCCAAGAACGTTATGAAGCAAAAATCCTTCCACAAGGGGATTGAGCAATTGGTGCAAGAAGGAGCTATTCAGCTCTATACCAACTACCAAACAGGTGAATACATGTTGGGTGCTGTCGGGCAACTTCAGTTTGAAGTCTTTAAGCACCGGATGGAAAATGAATACAATGCCGAAGTGGTCATGAGCCCAATGGGTAAAAAGACCGTTCGCTGGATCAAACCAGAAGACCTAGATGAGCGCATGTCTTCAAGCCGGAACATCTTGGCCAAGGACCGCTTTGACCAGCCAGTCTTCCTCTTTGAAAATGATTTTGCCCTCCGCTGGTTTGCGGACAAGTATCCAGACGTTGAGTTGGAAGAAAAGATGGGATAA
- a CDS encoding YwaF family protein gives MHHFFTTESTAPPAISALWYSVMVLLIVTAIMMSLRYYQNEQFRKCFQYLQGFQLICLYLWYFAYHIPWSNSLPFYHCRLAMFAVLFLPDRWKSKQFFALMGVSGAIFALGYPVFDPYTFPHITSFSFLLGHYCLLINSLIYLLRWYDRNLLKNSQIVLYTFALDLFLVGVNQLTGGNYGLMARPPIMRGDKVWLNYLVVSSILALALLLFNQFFSRRSERVKVRK, from the coding sequence ATGCATCATTTTTTCACTACAGAATCAACAGCACCACCAGCAATCTCAGCACTTTGGTATAGTGTGATGGTCTTGTTAATTGTGACAGCGATTATGATGTCACTTCGTTATTATCAGAATGAGCAATTTCGCAAATGCTTTCAATATTTACAAGGCTTCCAGTTAATTTGCTTGTATCTTTGGTATTTTGCCTACCACATTCCTTGGTCCAATAGCTTACCATTTTATCATTGCCGCTTGGCCATGTTTGCGGTCTTGTTTTTACCAGACCGCTGGAAAAGCAAACAGTTCTTTGCCTTGATGGGAGTGAGTGGAGCCATCTTTGCTTTAGGCTATCCAGTCTTTGATCCCTATACTTTCCCTCATATTACGAGCTTTTCTTTCCTCCTCGGACATTACTGTCTTTTAATCAATTCCTTGATTTATCTCTTGAGATGGTATGATCGAAACCTCTTAAAAAATAGTCAGATTGTTCTCTATACCTTTGCCTTAGATTTATTCCTGGTTGGAGTCAATCAATTGACAGGAGGAAATTATGGCTTGATGGCCCGACCTCCGATTATGAGAGGGGATAAGGTGTGGCTTAATTATCTGGTTGTATCCAGTATTTTAGCCCTTGCTTTATTACTCTTTAATCAGTTCTTCAGTCGCAGAAGTGAGCGGGTGAAAGTGAGAAAATAA
- a CDS encoding YwaF family protein — protein MTLWDLFFTSQPTTPPQLGVWYFLLPTSLVVVGGLSIRFAHSKGYQNFWYWGQLIQLLIINSWYLAARLPLSESLPFYHSRMAMWIILLAPKGSFKQYFALVGVFGSIMALVHPVFYPYPFPHVSSINNVFGHWALLANCLIYLVQSYQVEEGSVWKICQMTVGVNAIIQLANLATGGNYGFMRRPPVIGDHGRVFNYLIVTVLMTGTLIFINTIVQYSKKRRIPKSV, from the coding sequence ATGACACTTTGGGACTTATTTTTCACCAGTCAACCAACGACCCCTCCTCAATTGGGGGTCTGGTATTTCTTATTGCCGACTTCATTAGTGGTAGTGGGAGGTCTGTCCATTCGATTTGCTCACTCTAAAGGCTACCAAAACTTTTGGTATTGGGGGCAATTGATTCAGTTGTTGATTATCAACTCTTGGTATCTAGCTGCTCGCTTGCCTCTTTCAGAGAGTCTTCCTTTCTATCATAGCCGGATGGCCATGTGGATCATTCTTTTGGCGCCCAAGGGCAGCTTCAAACAATATTTTGCTCTCGTGGGAGTCTTTGGCTCCATTATGGCCTTGGTTCATCCTGTTTTTTATCCCTACCCTTTTCCTCACGTTTCTTCGATCAACAATGTTTTTGGTCACTGGGCTCTCCTGGCCAACTGTTTGATCTATCTGGTTCAATCCTACCAGGTGGAAGAAGGGTCTGTTTGGAAAATCTGTCAGATGACTGTTGGGGTCAATGCCATTATTCAGCTTGCCAATCTCGCAACAGGTGGAAACTACGGCTTTATGCGTCGCCCTCCTGTGATCGGTGACCATGGTCGTGTGTTCAACTATTTAATCGTGACGGTACTCATGACGGGGACACTGATTTTCATCAATACGATCGTTCAGTACAGTAAGAAAAGAAGAATACCTAAATCTGTTTAA
- a CDS encoding YwaF family protein gives MTLWDLLFTNQKSAPPEFGLWYFILPASLLVVGYFSIRYAQSKSYQRFWYWAQLIQVLTINTWYILAHMPLTDNLPFYHCRLAMLVILFAPKGTYIKQYFALLGVLGSIAALVYPAFDPFPFPHITVLNLIFSHWALFANSLIYLQDFYQSEKQDSLRIVKITFGMNALIFLVNLLTKGDYGFLKRPPIIGDHGALLNYLLVSIVMVAGICLVNQRYKYKYKMVEESIVSRSE, from the coding sequence ATGACACTTTGGGATTTATTGTTTACGAACCAAAAATCAGCCCCGCCTGAGTTTGGTCTCTGGTATTTCATTCTGCCAGCATCTTTGTTGGTGGTTGGTTACTTTTCCATCAGATATGCGCAGTCTAAAAGCTACCAACGCTTTTGGTATTGGGCACAGTTGATCCAAGTCTTGACCATCAATACTTGGTATATTCTAGCCCACATGCCTTTGACGGATAATTTGCCTTTTTATCATTGCCGCTTGGCCATGTTGGTGATTCTCTTTGCCCCTAAAGGGACCTATATCAAGCAATATTTTGCTCTCTTGGGAGTTTTGGGATCGATTGCGGCCCTGGTTTATCCAGCCTTTGATCCCTTCCCATTCCCTCATATCACTGTGCTCAATCTAATTTTTAGCCACTGGGCCTTGTTTGCTAATAGTTTGATTTACCTGCAAGATTTTTATCAGTCGGAAAAGCAAGACAGCCTACGAATTGTTAAGATCACCTTTGGCATGAATGCCTTGATTTTCTTGGTCAACCTTTTGACGAAAGGAGATTACGGCTTCTTAAAGCGTCCACCAATCATTGGAGATCACGGTGCTCTCTTGAACTACCTCTTGGTCAGCATCGTGATGGTAGCTGGTATTTGCTTGGTCAATCAACGCTATAAATACAAATACAAGATGGTCGAAGAGAGTATAGTTTCGCGTTCAGAATAA
- a CDS encoding NUDIX hydrolase, whose protein sequence is MVSNNVLKDIQRLISITNTGLAFSKDPFDQERYQDIREILQDLVRETTDLNSQELSDLFRPTNYYDTPLIDVRAWIVKDDKLCLVKGQGEETWALPGGFGEVGYSPKENILKEIQEETGYLARVNRLLAVFDTNRYQLQSRQYVKLVFECELLDGSFQQNQEISDLAFFEREKMPALSTKRNTEEQLNFLWEVYDGKRDLYCD, encoded by the coding sequence ATGGTAAGTAATAATGTACTGAAGGACATTCAGCGCTTGATTTCAATCACCAATACAGGCTTAGCGTTCTCAAAAGATCCATTTGATCAAGAGCGCTACCAGGATATTCGTGAAATTTTACAGGATCTTGTGAGAGAAACGACTGATCTGAATTCACAAGAATTATCGGATTTGTTTCGACCGACAAACTATTATGACACCCCCTTAATTGATGTAAGGGCCTGGATTGTCAAAGATGACAAACTTTGTTTAGTGAAAGGTCAGGGAGAAGAGACCTGGGCTTTGCCGGGTGGTTTTGGTGAGGTTGGCTATTCTCCTAAAGAAAATATTTTAAAGGAAATCCAAGAAGAAACGGGCTATTTAGCACGTGTCAATCGCTTGTTGGCAGTATTTGATACCAATCGCTACCAATTGCAAAGCCGCCAATATGTGAAATTGGTATTTGAATGTGAATTGCTGGATGGAAGTTTTCAACAGAATCAGGAAATTTCCGACCTTGCATTTTTTGAGAGAGAGAAAATGCCTGCTCTTTCTACCAAGCGCAATACAGAAGAACAATTGAACTTCCTTTGGGAGGTTTATGATGGGAAACGAGATTTGTATTGTGATTAA
- a CDS encoding UDP-N-acetylmuramoyl-tripeptide--D-alanyl-D-alanine ligase has product MNLTLHEVAHLVHAKNDISQFEDVALVKPEFDSRLIGPGDLFVPLKGARDGHDFIETAFENGAVATFSEKVVEGHPYILVEDVLSAFQTLAAAYLQKTKVDVFAVTGSNGKTTTKDMLAQLLSTTYLTYKTQGNYNNEIGLPYTVLHMPEGTDKLVLEMGQDHLGDIHLLSELAHPKAAIVTLIGEAHLEFFKDRSEIAKGKLQIADGMPEGGLLVVPADPIVDAYLPENQTVVRFGPDEEIFITELIERKDSLTFRANFLEEAIDLPVTGKYNATNAMIAAYVALKEGVSEAAIRDSFETLQLTRNRTEWKKAGNGADILSDVYNANPTAMRLILETFSTIPANPNGRKLAVLADMKELGEQSIDLHNQMILSLSPDVLDTVIFYGQDITGLAQLASQMFPLGHVYYFKKTAEEDQFEDMVKQVKESLKEQDQILIKGSNSMNLAKLVEELENGK; this is encoded by the coding sequence ATGAATCTCACATTACATGAAGTTGCTCATCTAGTACATGCAAAAAATGATATCAGCCAATTTGAAGATGTGGCTCTCGTCAAGCCGGAATTTGACAGCCGTTTGATTGGGCCTGGAGACCTGTTTGTTCCCTTAAAGGGAGCGCGTGATGGTCATGACTTTATTGAGACTGCTTTTGAAAACGGAGCCGTAGCCACTTTTTCAGAGAAAGTGGTAGAAGGCCACCCTTATATTTTGGTGGAAGATGTATTGAGTGCTTTTCAAACACTTGCTGCAGCCTATCTTCAAAAGACAAAAGTAGATGTTTTTGCGGTGACAGGGTCAAATGGTAAAACCACCACAAAAGATATGTTGGCACAGCTTTTGTCCACCACCTACCTGACCTATAAAACACAAGGAAACTATAATAACGAAATTGGTCTTCCTTATACGGTTTTGCATATGCCAGAAGGGACGGACAAACTCGTCCTTGAAATGGGGCAAGACCATCTAGGAGATATCCATCTCTTGTCAGAACTGGCGCATCCAAAAGCTGCTATTGTCACCTTGATTGGGGAAGCCCATTTGGAATTCTTCAAAGATCGAAGTGAGATCGCAAAAGGAAAACTCCAGATTGCGGACGGGATGCCAGAAGGTGGCCTTCTGGTAGTTCCAGCTGATCCGATCGTCGATGCCTACCTTCCTGAAAATCAAACAGTCGTCCGCTTTGGTCCAGACGAGGAGATTTTTATTACCGAGTTAATCGAGCGAAAGGATAGCTTAACTTTCCGAGCGAATTTCTTAGAAGAAGCGATCGATCTTCCAGTAACAGGAAAATACAATGCGACCAATGCCATGATTGCAGCTTATGTTGCCTTAAAAGAAGGAGTGAGCGAAGCTGCGATTCGTGATAGTTTCGAAACCCTGCAATTGACACGCAACCGGACAGAATGGAAGAAGGCGGGTAATGGGGCGGATATCCTATCCGATGTCTACAATGCCAATCCAACGGCAATGCGCCTAATCTTAGAAACCTTCTCTACCATTCCTGCTAATCCAAATGGTCGAAAATTAGCCGTCCTGGCAGATATGAAAGAACTAGGGGAGCAATCTATTGATCTGCACAACCAAATGATTCTCAGCCTCTCGCCAGATGTCTTGGATACGGTTATTTTCTACGGCCAAGACATTACGGGATTGGCCCAATTAGCGAGTCAGATGTTCCCACTCGGACATGTCTATTATTTCAAGAAGACAGCTGAGGAAGACCAGTTTGAGGACATGGTCAAACAAGTCAAGGAAAGCTTGAAAGAGCAAGACCAAATCCTTATCAAGGGAAGCAATTCCATGAATCTAGCCAAATTAGTAGAGGAATTGGAGAATGGTAAGTAA
- a CDS encoding D-alanine--D-alanine ligase — MSKQDLILLYGGRSAEREVSVLSAESVMRAIDYQAFSVQTYFITQSGDFIQTQAFEEKPADDEKLMTNETVDWSKKVAPSAIYKEGAVVFPVLHGPMGEDGSIQGFLEVLKMPYVGCGILASSVAMDKITTKRVLESAGIPQVPYVAVVEGDDVEEKIAAIEATLSYPVFTKPSNMGSSVGISKSENQTELRTALELAFKYDSRVLVEQGVNAREIEVGLLGNYDAKSTLPGEVVKDVAFYDYDAKYIDNKITMAIPAQLNPEVVKTMRTNAEKVFRAIGGLGLARCDFFYTDKGEIFLNELNTMPGFTQWSMYPLLWDNMGLNYTDLITKLVELGKEVFQKHEAHLL, encoded by the coding sequence ATGAGTAAACAAGACTTAATCCTGTTGTATGGTGGACGTAGTGCAGAACGTGAAGTATCTGTTCTTTCAGCAGAAAGCGTGATGCGTGCGATTGATTACCAAGCATTTTCGGTTCAAACCTACTTTATTACGCAGTCAGGAGACTTCATCCAGACGCAAGCTTTTGAAGAGAAACCAGCGGATGATGAGAAATTGATGACCAATGAGACAGTGGACTGGTCTAAAAAAGTGGCTCCATCTGCGATTTACAAGGAAGGAGCAGTAGTCTTTCCAGTTCTTCATGGACCAATGGGAGAAGATGGTTCCATTCAAGGCTTCTTAGAAGTCTTGAAGATGCCTTATGTCGGCTGTGGCATCCTAGCTTCCAGTGTTGCGATGGACAAGATCACGACCAAACGGGTCTTGGAGTCGGCGGGGATTCCACAAGTTCCTTATGTAGCTGTAGTGGAAGGCGATGACGTGGAAGAGAAAATTGCTGCAATTGAAGCGACTCTCTCTTATCCTGTCTTCACCAAACCATCCAATATGGGTTCAAGTGTGGGGATTTCAAAATCTGAAAACCAAACAGAGCTTCGGACTGCTCTCGAGTTAGCCTTTAAATACGATAGCCGTGTCTTAGTAGAGCAAGGAGTCAATGCGCGTGAGATCGAAGTTGGACTGCTTGGAAACTATGATGCGAAGAGTACCTTGCCAGGTGAAGTTGTGAAAGATGTGGCCTTCTATGATTATGATGCCAAATACATCGACAACAAAATTACCATGGCGATTCCAGCTCAATTGAATCCTGAGGTTGTGAAAACCATGCGGACCAACGCAGAAAAAGTCTTTCGTGCGATCGGTGGTCTGGGCTTAGCGCGTTGTGATTTCTTCTATACCGATAAAGGAGAGATCTTCTTAAACGAACTCAATACCATGCCAGGATTTACCCAATGGTCTATGTATCCTTTGCTTTGGGACAATATGGGACTCAACTATACAGATTTGATCACCAAGTTAGTAGAGCTTGGAAAAGAAGTCTTCCAAAAACACGAAGCGCATTTGTTGTAA
- the recR gene encoding recombination mediator RecR, with amino-acid sequence MLYPAPIAKLIDSYSKLPGIGIKTATRLAFYTIGMSDDDVNEFAKNLLNAKRELGYCSICGNLTDEETCEICRDETRDPSLILVVEDSRDVSAMENIQEYHGRYHVLHGLISPMNGVGPDDINLKSLISRLMDGTVTEVIVATNATADGEATSMYISRVLKPAGIKVTRLARGLAVGADIEYADEVTLLRAIENRTEL; translated from the coding sequence ATGCTTTATCCAGCACCTATTGCAAAATTAATTGACAGCTATTCGAAGTTGCCAGGAATTGGGATCAAAACAGCGACTCGTCTGGCTTTTTACACCATTGGTATGTCAGATGATGATGTGAATGAATTTGCCAAGAATTTACTGAATGCCAAGCGTGAGCTGGGGTATTGCAGTATTTGTGGCAATTTAACCGATGAAGAAACCTGCGAGATTTGTCGAGATGAAACGCGGGATCCATCCCTCATTCTGGTTGTAGAAGATAGCAGGGATGTATCTGCTATGGAAAATATCCAGGAATACCATGGTCGTTACCATGTCTTACATGGCTTGATCTCGCCCATGAATGGTGTGGGACCTGATGACATCAATCTCAAAAGTTTGATTAGTCGCTTGATGGATGGAACAGTCACTGAGGTGATTGTTGCGACCAATGCGACGGCAGACGGGGAAGCGACTTCTATGTATATCTCACGTGTGCTCAAACCTGCAGGGATCAAAGTGACCCGTTTGGCACGGGGATTAGCAGTTGGAGCCGATATCGAGTATGCGGACGAAGTGACCTTGCTTCGCGCGATTGAAAATCGGACAGAATTATAA
- the pbp2b gene encoding penicillin-binding protein PBP2B encodes MKKKIRKFENHSITRRLYLLFSLICLLFLVLIARLGYMQITHQAYYTDKLAKATKKTVKQGSVRGQIYDASGKPLVENVGKQVLTFTRDRKMTAQEMRETAGKLLQYVDVENPQVTERQEVDYYLANTKVYQEVVEHLPEKKKFDTDGNRLPEAKVYQAAVDSIDPSKLGYTDDEKKIIYLYSQINAVENFATGIISTQALGAEQIATIAADSQDLPGIAITTSWDRKVLDTPLASIIGNVSTEQAGLPAEEVEDYVKKGYALNDRVGTSYLEKEYENVLQGKRSEKEILLDKNGNMEKVVDVSKGAKGENLKLSIDLDFQKGVEDILRSAFSAELQAGNATYSEGVYAVALEPDTGKVLAMAGIKHQAGSQDLSADALGTVTNVFVPGSVVKGATLTSGWENGAISGNQVLTDQPIVFAGSAPINSWFTQYGSRSINAVEALEYSSNTYMVQIALKMMGQPYTPNMTLQVDQVEPAMKKLRSTFAEYGLGTSTGIDLPNESTGFIPKDYTVGNYLTNAFGQFDNYTPMQLAQYAATVANDGKRVSPHVVEGIYDNNDQGGLGQLKKAIETKELNQVHISAEDMALIKQGFYQVANGTSGLTTGKTVGQGASVFISAKTGTAETTVDGGKQAINTNVVAYAPSNNPKIAVAVVFPHNTNLQATVSHSITRDIINLYNQKHPMN; translated from the coding sequence ATGAAGAAGAAAATACGGAAGTTTGAGAATCATTCGATTACACGCAGACTCTACCTGCTGTTTAGTTTGATTTGCCTTCTTTTTTTGGTGCTGATTGCCCGACTTGGCTATATGCAGATCACTCACCAAGCCTATTATACAGATAAATTGGCAAAAGCTACGAAAAAGACGGTCAAACAAGGGAGTGTGCGAGGGCAAATCTATGATGCTTCTGGTAAGCCCTTGGTGGAAAATGTGGGAAAACAAGTCCTGACCTTTACGCGCGATCGTAAAATGACGGCCCAAGAAATGCGAGAGACAGCTGGGAAACTCTTACAGTATGTCGATGTAGAAAATCCTCAAGTAACCGAACGGCAAGAAGTGGATTACTATCTAGCCAATACCAAGGTCTACCAAGAGGTCGTGGAACACCTGCCTGAGAAAAAGAAATTTGATACCGATGGCAACCGCCTGCCGGAAGCCAAGGTTTATCAAGCGGCAGTGGATAGTATCGACCCTTCAAAACTCGGCTATACAGATGATGAGAAAAAGATTATTTATCTCTATAGCCAGATAAATGCGGTGGAGAATTTTGCGACGGGGATTATTTCGACGCAAGCACTAGGAGCTGAACAGATTGCGACCATCGCTGCGGACAGTCAGGACCTTCCGGGAATTGCCATCACGACTAGCTGGGACCGCAAGGTTTTGGATACTCCTTTAGCTTCTATTATTGGAAATGTATCAACCGAGCAGGCGGGACTTCCAGCAGAAGAGGTTGAGGACTATGTCAAAAAAGGCTATGCTCTCAATGACCGGGTTGGTACCTCTTATCTCGAAAAGGAATACGAAAATGTCCTTCAAGGAAAACGCAGTGAAAAAGAAATTCTCCTAGATAAAAATGGCAATATGGAGAAAGTGGTCGACGTTTCAAAAGGGGCCAAAGGAGAAAACCTCAAGCTCTCGATTGATTTGGATTTCCAAAAAGGAGTGGAAGATATCCTTCGCTCCGCCTTTAGCGCAGAGTTGCAAGCTGGAAATGCGACCTACTCCGAAGGTGTCTATGCTGTAGCTCTGGAGCCCGATACAGGGAAGGTCCTTGCCATGGCAGGGATTAAACACCAGGCTGGTAGTCAAGATCTATCAGCAGATGCGTTGGGAACAGTCACCAACGTCTTCGTTCCAGGATCCGTGGTCAAAGGAGCAACCTTGACTTCTGGATGGGAAAATGGAGCCATTTCTGGGAATCAGGTGCTGACCGATCAGCCGATTGTTTTTGCAGGATCAGCTCCTATCAATTCTTGGTTTACCCAATACGGTAGTCGTTCCATCAATGCGGTGGAAGCATTGGAATACTCTTCTAATACCTATATGGTCCAAATTGCCCTTAAGATGATGGGGCAACCTTACACTCCAAACATGACCTTACAAGTCGATCAGGTTGAACCTGCTATGAAAAAACTGCGCTCTACTTTTGCAGAGTATGGTCTTGGAACGTCAACGGGGATTGACCTTCCCAATGAATCGACCGGTTTTATTCCAAAAGACTACACAGTCGGTAATTATTTGACCAATGCCTTTGGTCAGTTTGACAACTATACGCCTATGCAATTGGCTCAGTATGCGGCAACCGTAGCGAATGATGGGAAGCGAGTGAGTCCTCATGTCGTCGAAGGCATCTATGACAATAATGATCAAGGGGGCCTTGGTCAGTTGAAAAAAGCGATCGAAACCAAGGAGCTCAATCAGGTCCATATCTCAGCGGAGGACATGGCCTTGATCAAGCAAGGATTCTACCAGGTTGCCAATGGTACGAGTGGGTTGACGACAGGGAAAACCGTCGGTCAAGGTGCTAGTGTCTTTATTAGTGCCAAGACTGGTACAGCCGAAACCACAGTCGATGGAGGCAAACAAGCCATTAATACCAATGTGGTGGCTTATGCACCGTCAAACAATCCAAAGATTGCAGTAGCGGTGGTCTTTCCACATAATACCAATCTACAAGCGACGGTCAGTCATTCCATTACGCGTGACATTATTAACTTATACAATCAGAAACACCCCATGAATTAG